The window CTCCAGAAAACACTCGAATACATCCCCGATGAGATGTTTGTGATTGCTGATGCCAAACGCGGGGATATAGGCAATACCGCCCATAAGTATGCAGCAGCCTTCTTTGAACACCATAAGGTCGATGCTGTTACGCTTTCGCCCTATATGGGCTACGACAGTGTCAGCCCATTTACCAACCAACCTAACCGCTGGGCCATCTTATTGGCCCTGACTTCTAACCCCGGCAGTGCTGATTTTCAGCTCTTGGAGTTACGCAACGGACGGATGCTCTTTGAGCAAGTAATAGAAACAGCGCTTACTTGGCCCAATAATGAACAACTGATGTTTGTGGTAGGAGCTACCCAAGCAGAAATGCTGGGGCAAATCAGGCAACTCGCCCCCGAACACTTCCTGCTCGTGCCCGGAGTGGGCGTGCAGGGCGGAAGCCTAGAGCAGGTATCGCGCTACGGACTCAACGCCCAAGGAGGCCTCTTGGTCAATGCCTCACGCAGTATCTTGTATGCTGCCGATGGCACGGACTTCGCTATCGCCGCCCGACGGGAAGCCCTCGCTCTCAAACAAGAAATGGGGCGCTATCTCGAACAATACGGGCGCTAACCCCCTCCCACGCAGGGCGGCGGCCAGTGCTCCCACCTAATACTCCCGTTGATATTTTGCTATGGTAGTTGATATATTTATTCCTTGTTTTAT of the Eisenibacter elegans DSM 3317 genome contains:
- the pyrF gene encoding orotidine-5'-phosphate decarboxylase, which translates into the protein MTSQALTQHIWRKKSYLCVGLDTDPTKIPAHLRQSPDPIFEFNKQIIDATADFCVAYKPNWAFYEALGSQGWDSLQKTLEYIPDEMFVIADAKRGDIGNTAHKYAAAFFEHHKVDAVTLSPYMGYDSVSPFTNQPNRWAILLALTSNPGSADFQLLELRNGRMLFEQVIETALTWPNNEQLMFVVGATQAEMLGQIRQLAPEHFLLVPGVGVQGGSLEQVSRYGLNAQGGLLVNASRSILYAADGTDFAIAARREALALKQEMGRYLEQYGR